aaaccatagcATTCACTGGTGTCTGGGCATGGAGAAGaaagaattctcttcttccttcacctTTGATGTCATTCAGATTTCTGGACCCCCAGAGCCTCACCCCAAGCTAAAGACCAGGAtacagggaagccaaaagccaCTGGCTGTTTTGGGAACTTGCTTTTCATTTACTCTGCatttactgtttcctttttttatgcagaaaaagaagaaaaccaaggtgTGTGTGGGGGTAGAGAGCacagtgtgtgtatgcatgtgtgtgtgtgtgtgtgtttgtgcttgTGTGTGATATGTACATGTGTTTGTGCTCATATGCATGCATGCACCAGACTTgcctcttccttccccctccttccctgaGCTCCTGCTGGGGCCGAGCATGCAGTAATGGCAGCTAAGATTTGTTGGGGGAAGGCTACATGGCAAGCACTCTTCTAGGGGCTTTCCATGACTAATTCCATCCTCACAACAGCTCTATGAGATGAGTACTGTTAACTATCCCCATTTTCAGAAGGAGAAAAGGTACAGACAGATTGACtaacttgcccaagaccacacagccaGGGAGTGGCAGAGCCAGTACTTAGAGCCAGGCAGTCTGGGTCCAGTCTGTGCCCTGAACCACAAGAGGCCATCATACACCATCAGATTTGGTGCTAGCATTTACAGTGGTGCCTGGTGGTGATGGGTCCATCACAGGTGTCCTCCAGTTACTGGCACTGGCCCAGACCAGAGCTGACTGCCACATTTCAGGCACTGCGCTTGGGGTAAAACTCTCTTTTGTCCCCACTTATAAAAGTATCTACAAACAAGGTGCTCCATTTTTCCCTTTCACGGGTGAGACAGAATCAAAAAAATGCCCAAGGACACAGAACTAATGAGTGGGGAAAATGGAAGTGGATATGATGTCTGTTTGCTCCAAAGCCTGTATTTCCTGCCCTCTCTCTCTGGTGCCAGCCTCCTACACTTCAAGGCCTGTGTTGCCCAGACCCACACTCAGGCCTGCCAGTGTGTACCTGGGAGGGATGCTCCATGGCCATACCGTGTCCCTCCCACACATCCCCCTCAGACTGACCTCCATTTGCTCTGGGATCCCCACAAGCGTCAGCCGCTTGAGCAAGACACTTTGCTTAGAAGGTAGAGCAAGCCAGGGCCTCCGAGGCCTGCTGGGGAGCCATTTCAATGGGTCTGTCTGCTTGAGCTGTAATAGATGAGCAGCCTGGAAAGGCAGTGGCGCCTGAGCCTGGGTGGGCTGCTTCTCTGCCCTGAGAGGCTCTGCCTGCCTTGTTGCTCTCTGCACTGCAGCATCAACCCCCATCGCCTTGCCTTCCCCTGGCTTTCCCTATAGCTGCACTGCACCCACCAGTGTCCGTGCTACACGGCAGCCACTCCCTGCTCTTTTCATATCCTCGTCACTTGCATGAGCATGTCTTGAAAATATCCCGTTTGTGTCGCATCTTAAATGTTTTTGCAGTATGATTTTGCATTCAGTATCTCATTTGATCCCCACAAAAGCCCTATGAGGAAGGAGAGCTGGTTTTACTGTTACAGGGTGAGTAAACTGAGGCCAAAGAGGATATTTCTTATatgaggggcagggctgggattcCGGCCTAGTGTTCTGACAGTTACCCACTGACCATGCCACTAATCTGTGTCTTTTTCCAATCTATACTTTGTAGAGTCCTAGAGGTTCCTTGGAGGTGCCTCAGTAGCTGCCATGGTGATGTGGGGTGCTGAGGGCAAACAGCTCTGTTATTAATCAGAGAAGCTCTGTTTTTAATGGCTTTATATACATGGTGTTTCTGCAggaaatttaatttgaaaaatgtttccatctggaaaaaaaagtctACAAAATATTTGACAATCACTGCACTAGATCATGCTGCTTTTAGCATTCTTAACATTTCACATCTGAGCTATCATAACTCTACCATAAGGAGGGATGGAGTGGGTATGGGAAGATAAAAAACTGAAGTCACATGGCTTGTCAGTGGCAGAGATAGCGCTTGAACAGAGGTTGAAGAGCTCCCACcagttctttttctcttctcactgGACAAAGCTGCTCCAAGAGAAAGGCTGCCCCAGTGTGCCTGTTCAGACTGTAatccttgcttccttcctgccctctccctacttccctcctctctccagcCCATCATCTTCGTTTCGGACAGAGCAAACAGCAACAAGGAGCTGGGTGTGGACCAGGAGTCAGAGGGCAAAGGCAAAACAAGCCCTGATAAGCAAGAGCAGTCCGCGCAGGTGTCTGAGCACGTGGCATGAATGGGAATGGCCAGCACACTATGGGGGCTTCCTAAGGGCTTGGGAAACATGGCGGCTGCAGACTTCCCCAGGGGTTGTCAAACATCTAGAGGTTTGAATTTGTCCCACTCACCTTTTCTCTCAGCAAGTTTCCCTGAAATTTGGGATGCTGCTTGGGTGAATGTCCCAGGACGGGGGTTCCATCCTAGGAGTGGATGGCAGTCTGAGACTCCCATGAAGCCGATTCAGCCAggacagagagaaggggaggCAAAGGCTGAGACAGAACCAGCTTGAGAGTGGAGGCACAACTCCTGTCTCCTGGTGTCGAGCTTTTCACAATAGAGGGATAAAGAATAGGAGCAGAAAAGCGAGGCTAACATCAGAACTGGGGTCCCCTTGAGCTCACAGGAGGGGAGAGCTTAGTAGAGGTTAGCCTTAGGGGCAAAAGTCTCCAGATGAATCCAGGGCCTTCCTTTTATCTGGGGCACTTGTGCAGTGGGGCCTAGGGGAGGTTCTCTGAGGACTTGGCCTTGATGACAGAGGTGGCCAGAGGAATCAGAACAGTCAGACCTTCTTTGACCTGAGGGCATCTTTTGTTGGAATGGTCAGGCCTGGGACAGTGGAGAGGGCTCTAGCAGGTGGGGACTGGGGTCGGGGTGAGGAGGCTGTCTATGTCTGCATGGCTGCCACAGCTCCTTTGGCTAGGGGAGTCAGGGCTGGAGAGGTGTGGAGTGCAGAGTCACTGAAGCTTCGATGCCTCTCACTCTGGCTCCCAGGTCTGCATTGGCCCCTGTCCCCAGCTCTTACTGCCACCTCCAGTCATTTTAGGTACTTGGCTCCCTTGGCCCAGAGGATCTTGCTTCATAGGCCTGTCCACCTCTGACCCCTGTGAACCAGCTTTTCTTTGTGCCTCCACAGCCACAGCCTGGCAGCTCTGACCAGGAAAGTGAGGAACAGCAACAATTCCGGAACATTTTCAAGCAGATAGCAGGAGATGTGAGTACCTCCAAGCCCAGGATGCCCACAGGTGCTTCCTTCTCTCCTGGATTAACTGCTCAGATTGCCAGTTATTTTGTTACTGTTTGGTAGAAGTCATTTTGGACTTTGGTGGAGCAAGGGGATGTGTGTGTAGCACACAAATCCACAAGCCCTTAAGTTTTGGACTGCCACATTCACTGGGGGGCTCAGAGGCCTTTTTGCTCTGATCTGCCCATGGCAGTCTTGATAGCTGAGGTGCAGTATCTGGCCCCTCCCCCATCTTCCTCAGAAAAGCCCCAGCTTCCTAAGACATAATAGCACTGACAGGGATTTTACAAACGCAGCCTGCTGGAATTTTGTTTAGCAAAGCGTCTGTGCCAGCAGCTGCTGTACTGGTGAACTATggccctcctctcctttcctccccagGACATGGAGATCTGTGCAGATGAGCTCAAGAAGGTCCTTAACACAGTCGTGAACAAACGTGAGTGGCTCAAACCAAATGTAGGGGGTGGGTAAGGAGTCCAGTTGTCTCAAAGCAGCTCCTCACTCTTCTCCATTCCCTCAGACAAGGATCTGAAGACACATGGGTTCACACTGGAGTCCTGCCGTAGCATGATCGCGCTCATGGATGTATCCTTCCTGCCACCCCTTCCCCACCTTCTGCCATCAGCCCATGGACACCAAGGAAACATAGAGGGTGCCCAGTCAGGCAAAGGACACTAATTTGTGCCCAGAGTAACACTTAAGAAGCCCCTGATTCAGAACATCTTGGCTCCTCTTCTGAAAGGGCTTGTTAGAGGCAGAAGAGGAAGACATTGGGTTGTAACTGCCCTAACGACTGTGTTTCTCTCAAGCCTGGATCTGCCCAATCAAAAGTGGTCCTTAGGAGTCAGGCTCCCTGGGTTACAGAGTAGGCAGAGTCTCTGACTGATggaggagtggaggggagggttAAATACCACGACAGGGAAGAGGGTAGGACAGCCCAGGTGGAGTCTCTTAGACACCCACTCCCAATCCAGGAGGATTTTGCTATGTGCCTTGTAGCCCTGACCTCCCTCCTCCAGACAGATGGCTCTGGGAAGCTCAACCTGCAAGAATTCCACCACCTCTGGAACAAGATTAAGGCCTGGCAGGTGGGAAGAGAAAATGAAGTATGGGAGTGAATAATGGGGTTGATCTGGAGATTCAGTGTATGACTGCCATCCTCAAATTTTCTATTGCCAGAAAATTTTCAAACACTATGACACAGACCAGTCCGGCACCATTAACAGCTACGAGATGCGAAATGCAGTCAACGACGCAGGTGCGGTGAAGGAAGTAGTGACAGGGATGTGGACCCGAGGCAGTGGGATCAGCAATGGGAGGGGCCTAGGCTACTAGGGCCTCAcaagaaaaaggagagggaagggctTCTCATTTTCCCTTCCCAGGCCACAGGGTGGCCGAGGGGCAAGGAAAATAGAAGGCAGACTcaaggcctccagctccacctccacctctcacaTGGTCCCCTTCACAGGATTCCACCTCAACAACCAGCTGTATGACATCATTACCATGCGGTACGCAGACAAACACATGAACATCGACTTCGACAGTTTCATCTGCTGCTTCGTCAGGCTGGAGGGCATGTTCAGTAAGTGGGGGAGGGGGGCTGCTCTCTGGTCTCTTGATCCCTTCAGCCCCCACCCACAGAGACAGTTGTCACAACAAGCATCTCACCTGATAATCTCTAGTCTGCTCCATACAGGCTGAACAAGGGCCAAGGCCCTCTTTAGGGCCAGAATGGGATGGCAAAGGGAGGGTGACTGGCAAGTCTCCGCCTGCAAATCTTTGTGCTGATGAGGGCCAGCACTGGGCACATCGTCTTCTTCAGGAAAGTTACAGTAGTAGAGGCGGAGTGTGCCTAGAACTGGCCTCTGCCCTGTGCATTCTTTCACAGGAGCTTTTCATGCATTTGACAAGGATGGAGACGGTATCATCAAACTCAACGTTCTGGAGGTAAAGCACAGACACAGCACATTCCCCCTACACATTAAAACTCAAGGTGGAGGAATCAGCAAGGCAGACTGGACCCACATTGCATTCCTCATTTCCACACCGTGGTGGAGGGAAGGGATAAGAACAGAACATGGAGGGAGAATCAGCGAGAAATGTGGCTTACAGGACACATGCACTCGAGGCCCAAAGGGACCTCAGCTCCCCTAACTTTATGATGGAAAACATGTACCTTCTTAGGGAAGATCTaggagaaaggaaacaataaGCCACTGTTTCTTGAAAAATCTTCCAAGGGTCTGACCTGCGGGACTGTTCCCTTTCCCCTTGCCCCGTAAGATTCCTAGGGCTGGGGGTCACTCTTGTTGATCTAAATTCTGATCTTAGGACTTCCTCTTTCAGTGGCTGCAGCTCACCATGTATGCCTGAACCAGGCTGGCCTCACCCAAAGCCATGCAGGATCATTCAGGATTTCCATTTCACCCTCTATTTCCAAAGCCACTTATCTCAAAGGACCCAGCAGCTGCATCCCTGGAGGCCTCCAACCACCTCATCAGTCCTGTTCCTCCTCCATTTTACCCCCCTACCCATCCTTGATCGGCCGTGCCTAGCCTGTCCAAAGCTTTAGTAAAGCAATGAGGTAGGAAGAACAAACCGTTGTCCCTTTGCCAGGTGTAGGAAAGTGCCAGCTCTGGTCCAAGCTGCCTTGGCTCTGAAGCAAGTGCTGCTTATCTTGCTTTAGGCTGTCTGCAGAAGCACCTGCCACTGGCACTCAGCACCTCCTTGTGCTGGAGCCTCCATCACCTTCATGCTCTCCCACCACGGGCCAGGAACCAAACCAGCACTGGGTTCTTCTGCCTAGTTATTTTAGGAGAGGCCTGCTGTGGCGTAAACTCACTCATTGGAATAGGGCTGGTTACTTTGGGCTGTCTGACTCGTAAGTTTGGCTGCATTCTGAAAAAAGCTGATCTAAATAAAGGCATGTGTATGGCCCCTTGTGTTTTGTTCTCTCACATTTAGATATCAGCCATAGCATGACTGAACAGCTTCCAATCATACACTTACCCATTACCTAGAAGAGAAcaatgaaaaacacacacaaaaacaaaatcctgaaCCCCTGCTTTAATCATGCCTATTGCTATCTCTTGAGCATAGGAATTGCTCAGAT
Above is a window of Callithrix jacchus isolate 240 chromosome 8, calJac240_pri, whole genome shotgun sequence DNA encoding:
- the CAPN3 gene encoding calpain-3 isoform X7; this encodes MRFPKRYSSSSSQQLCAALPRGARVCVWLIEKLPGGMHGNKQHLQKDFFLYNASKARSKTYINMREVSQRFRLPPSEYVIVPSTYEPHQEGEFILRVFSEKRNLSEEVENTISVDRPLPIIFVSDRANSNKELGVDQESEGKGKTSPDKQEQSAQPQPGSSDQESEEQQQFRNIFKQIAGDDMEICADELKKVLNTVVNKHKDLKTHGFTLESCRSMIALMDTDGSGKLNLQEFHHLWNKIKAWQKIFKHYDTDQSGTINSYEMRNAVNDAGFHLNNQLYDIITMRYADKHMNIDFDSFICCFVRLEGMFRAFHAFDKDGDGIIKLNVLEWLQLTMYA
- the CAPN3 gene encoding calpain-3 isoform X6, which encodes MRFPKRYSSSSSQQLCAALPRGARVCVWLIEKLPGGMHGNKQHLQKDFFLYNASKARSKTYINMREVSQRFRLPPSEYVIVPSTYEPHQEGEFILRVFSEKRNLSEEVENTISVDRPLKKKKTKPIIFVSDRANSNKELGVDQESEGKGKTSPDKQEQSAQPQPGSSDQESEEQQQFRNIFKQIAGDDMEICADELKKVLNTVVNKHKDLKTHGFTLESCRSMIALMDTDGSGKLNLQEFHHLWNKIKAWQKIFKHYDTDQSGTINSYEMRNAVNDAGFHLNNQLYDIITMRYADKHMNIDFDSFICCFVRLEGMFRAFHAFDKDGDGIIKLNVLEWLQLTMYA